The Stygiolobus azoricus genome window below encodes:
- the hemB gene encoding porphobilinogen synthase yields the protein MVTFPTLRPRRLRTNKVIRDLVAQTTLNVSQLVLPIFVKENINEPEKIDSMPDVFRYPPNEHLIKFVEQSYSLGIKSFILFGIPSYKDDFASSAYAKDGIIQRSLRLLRQTFGDKILLIADECTDEYTSHGHCGIVVNKNGKALVDNDESLEVHARIALSQAEAGADIIAPSSMMDGVVGAIRRTLDENGFKDISIMSYSVKYASTFYSPFRDAAYSKPAFGDRRGYQMDPRNSYEAIKEAHLDVEEGADILMVKPAHTYLDVIRIVKENFPEYPLAAYHVSGEYSMIKAAALNGWIDEKTAVLEITTAIRRAGADIILTYYAPKIAEWIKEGVPF from the coding sequence ATGGTAACGTTTCCGACTCTAAGACCGAGAAGACTAAGAACTAATAAAGTAATAAGAGACCTGGTAGCCCAAACAACTCTTAATGTTTCCCAACTAGTCTTACCTATTTTTGTGAAGGAGAACATAAACGAGCCAGAAAAAATTGACAGCATGCCCGACGTATTCAGGTACCCGCCTAACGAACACCTAATCAAATTCGTAGAGCAGTCCTACAGTCTCGGAATAAAGAGCTTTATACTGTTTGGTATTCCTTCGTATAAAGACGACTTTGCTTCTTCAGCATATGCTAAGGACGGGATAATTCAAAGGAGCTTAAGACTTCTTAGACAAACTTTTGGAGATAAGATTCTCTTGATAGCTGATGAATGTACTGACGAGTACACCAGTCACGGTCACTGCGGAATAGTAGTTAATAAAAACGGTAAAGCGTTGGTTGATAACGATGAAAGCCTGGAGGTTCATGCTAGAATTGCCTTAAGTCAAGCTGAAGCTGGGGCGGATATAATAGCTCCGTCATCAATGATGGACGGAGTAGTAGGAGCTATAAGGAGGACACTTGACGAAAACGGGTTCAAAGACATTAGTATAATGTCTTACAGTGTAAAATATGCCTCGACTTTCTATTCACCTTTTAGAGATGCTGCTTACTCTAAACCTGCTTTCGGAGATAGAAGAGGATATCAAATGGATCCTAGGAACTCATACGAGGCAATTAAGGAAGCTCATCTAGACGTAGAGGAAGGAGCGGACATATTGATGGTAAAGCCAGCACATACATATCTCGACGTAATAAGAATCGTGAAGGAAAACTTCCCTGAATACCCCTTAGCCGCTTATCATGTCAGCGGTGAATACAGCATGATAAAAGCCGCTGCGCTAAATGGGTGGATCGACGAAAAAACAGCTGTCTTAGAAATAACAACAGCAATCAGGAGAGCTGGAGCTGATATAATACTGACGTATTATGCTCCGAAGATTGCAGAATGGATCAAGGAGGGTGTTCCGTTTTGA
- the hemL gene encoding glutamate-1-semialdehyde 2,1-aminomutase has product MDQGGCSVLSENLWKEALKLFAGGVNSPVRAAVKPYPFYVDRSEGAFLYTVDGKRLIDYVLGYGPLFLGHRHPYVEKKIIEQVQKGWLYGTPSPVEIKLAEKIIRHLPSAQKIRFVNSGTEATMLALRLARGYTGREKILKFNGNYHGAHDYGLVEAGSAATEFNVSTSNGIPLSIRNTVEICEYNDLSCVEKTLKKEDIAGVIVEPVMGNMGLILPEKDFLKGLRELTKSYNSLLIFDEVITGFRLGLSGAQGYFGINPDLTTLGKIIGGGLPIGAVAGRAEIIDLLTPSGKVFNAGTFNANPLSMAAGLATIEVLEREKVYDTAKEATKAFSEELSILLERKGITFTLNRIESMFQVFFGVKKVTNATEAKQADKNTYFKMHQRMLEGGVFIPPSQFEVIFSSGAHNSSVVNTTIEVTRKVINEL; this is encoded by the coding sequence ATGGATCAAGGAGGGTGTTCCGTTTTGAGCGAGAACCTATGGAAGGAAGCCCTGAAGCTTTTTGCTGGGGGAGTTAACAGCCCAGTAAGAGCTGCAGTTAAGCCTTATCCGTTTTACGTAGATAGAAGTGAAGGTGCTTTCTTATATACAGTAGATGGAAAGAGGCTAATAGATTACGTTTTAGGATATGGTCCACTATTTTTAGGGCATCGTCACCCCTATGTCGAAAAAAAGATTATAGAACAAGTTCAGAAGGGTTGGCTCTATGGTACTCCTAGTCCGGTTGAGATAAAGCTTGCGGAAAAGATAATCAGACATTTACCTTCTGCACAAAAGATCCGGTTCGTTAATAGCGGAACTGAGGCTACGATGTTAGCATTGAGGTTAGCAAGAGGGTATACTGGAAGAGAGAAAATACTCAAATTTAACGGCAATTATCACGGGGCTCATGATTATGGCCTTGTAGAGGCAGGTAGTGCAGCTACCGAATTCAACGTCTCTACTTCTAACGGAATACCTTTGTCAATAAGAAATACAGTCGAGATATGCGAGTACAATGACCTTTCTTGCGTTGAAAAGACGCTGAAAAAAGAAGACATAGCAGGGGTAATAGTAGAGCCAGTAATGGGTAATATGGGGTTGATCTTACCGGAGAAGGACTTTTTAAAGGGGTTGAGAGAACTAACCAAGTCCTATAACTCACTTTTGATATTCGACGAGGTCATTACGGGGTTCAGATTGGGACTTAGCGGAGCTCAAGGTTATTTCGGCATAAACCCAGATTTGACAACTTTAGGAAAAATTATAGGAGGAGGTCTACCTATCGGAGCTGTAGCTGGAAGAGCTGAAATAATTGATTTGCTAACGCCTTCAGGTAAGGTTTTTAACGCTGGGACCTTTAACGCAAACCCATTAAGCATGGCAGCCGGTTTAGCGACAATCGAAGTATTAGAAAGGGAGAAAGTTTATGATACGGCTAAAGAAGCTACTAAAGCTTTCAGTGAAGAACTCTCTATACTTCTAGAGAGGAAGGGCATTACCTTTACCCTTAATAGAATTGAAAGTATGTTCCAGGTTTTCTTCGGCGTGAAGAAAGTGACTAATGCTACCGAAGCAAAACAAGCTGACAAGAACACATATTTTAAGATGCATCAGAGAATGTTGGAAGGAGGAGTCTTCATTCCACCAAGTCAATTTGAAGTAATATTCTCTTCTGGTGCTCACAACTCCTCAGTAGTAAATACTACTATAGAAGTAACAAGAAAGGTGATAAACGAACTATGA